Genomic segment of Panicum virgatum strain AP13 chromosome 9N, P.virgatum_v5, whole genome shotgun sequence:
TTCTTCAGGGTCCTGTTTGTAAAACGGAGGCTGTTTGGGTTGTTAATGCGCTGCACAGAGTCTAGAACAGAAGCCAAATATATCCCTTGAATAGTATTGACAAAGAGGTTTTCTGTCTGCACAAGTACGACAGACAAGTTAGAAAACTTGGACTGACTTTTCTTTTACTTTTTTGATATATCTTCTATATTTTAATGAGAATGTGAAATCAAATTTATTACTAGACTCTGCCCATCCTTTAGCCTAAGCATAATAGGAAGATGAATTGGCAACCTAATAATCTTGTAACATTCGTCATATTCAAATACCCGGCTTAAGACAAATGAAGTACCTTGATCTATGGCTAAAGGTTGTGGTATGCCTAATGTATGAATGATATGCTCTATATCCTTGTTTTTCATGTTTTTGAGATGAACAGTTCCGAGATTCACCGAGCCATCAACATGAAGCAATGTATGAATGGCCGCCTAATTATTCATCTTCTCAGCGGATGATCACTCGTGGAGTTCAGCTGATGATTTAGTGAGGTCGATCCTGCTGAGGAATGTCTCCGTCAGTGAGCCGTAGTACAGATGCTTGCCGACCTTGAGCCAGCCGGTGGTGAGGGCCAGCCGCGGGTCGGTGTACATGGACACCGGCTCCCCGTCCGGCGTCACGCTCACCGTCCCCGAGTTCTTCAGCCCGTGGGGAACCGCCACGAACTTCTCGATGAGGTAAACCAGCTTCCGGACGAACGGATACTTCGTCAGCAAGTCCCACTGAAGAGTTCTCCCCTGCAGATTTCAAACGATTATAGTCTAGGCTCCTCGAGATTTTTTTTTAGCAGATGCAAAAAAAAGTTCTTTTTTCCTGATGATGACACATAAGAAGATGAGATTTACCGCAGACAAGGCAATCCAGTACCGGCCTTCTCCGTCGTACCGGATGTTGTCAGGGAATCCCGGCAGGTTGTCGATGAATTTCTCCACCGTGCCTTTCTTGTCGCCGGTGATGTGGTACCTCGAGCACCGCCTCCTGCGGCAGAACGTGAATGGCAGGTCAGGTCACATGCCGTAGTGAACATCCAGGCACGCAGCGAGAGGCTTCATCACAGTATACAACTGATTCGCTAGCTGCTGAACTGCAAGGTAACGTGCGTGAACAGTCGGGCACTCACACCACCGTCTCGCAGTAGATAAGGGAGGCCTGGTCCGGCGAGACCGCGACGCCGTTGGCGAAGTAGAGGCCGCGCGCGAGCACGGCCGTGCGCCCAGTGGCCGAGTCGAAGCTCATGAGCCGCCCGTGGGGCCGCGCCTCGAGGATGTCCGTCATGTGGTTGGCGAGGTTGTACTTGTACGACGCGTCCGTGAAGTAGACGGTGCCGTCGGCGGCGACGTCCACGCCGTCGGTCAGCTTGAACTTGAGGCCCTCCGCCGTGTCGGTCAGCAGCTCCACCTTCCTCTCCGGGCTCACCTTCAGCAATCCCTGTCATGCCAAGGGCATCAGATCAGATGTGatgttttctcaaaaaaaaaaaagaagatcagaTGTGATGTTCCATACGAATCCTAGAGCGGTTATGATGAATGGAAGTAGAGCTGTTTAACTAACGATGTCCGCGTCGGCCACGATCAGGTCGCCGTCCGCGGTGAGCACGACGCCGAGCGGGCGGCCGCCGGTGCGTGCCCAGTCCTCGACGTCCCCGCCGGGCACGCTGACCCTCCTGACCCACCCGTCGGCGCACCCGGTGTAAAGCCACCCGCCGGCGGCGTCGTACGCCAGGTCCTCCGGCCcagggagccgcccctcgcccaCCCGCTCGCTCCGCGCCAGCGCGCGGGCCTCGTGCCGCGGCGCGGACACGACGGGCCCGTACGAGTACTCCGGCGGCATCGGCGCCGGCGAGAAGCCCGTCGGGCTGTACAGCGCGGCAGCGAGCACCACCGGCGCCAGCACCAGCGCCACGGCCTTCAAGAAACCGAGCCCCGCCGCCATGGTTGGACCGGAGACTGGACACGGCGGCGCCGCAGCtcgcacggcggcggcaaccGGATCACAACTCGAGCGGGTGCGGGTTTGTTTTTGTGCTGTGCTCGGCACGGAGCGCTGACTCACGCCTTGCCTAGGACTAGGAGCGCTTGCTCTCGAGTCTCGGGGAGCGCCGCGCGTCCACACGTGCCCCCCATGTGGACGCTTTTATCTCTTCCTTAGATCGAGATCAGGCCGCGACATGGGATGGGAGGGCATCACCATCCTCCGTCTCGGCATGTCGCGCTCGCGCGAGCCAAAAGCTCAACGGTGGAGTGTTCGGCTAGGACACGACACGAAGCTGGCCAACGAATGAGTGACAGAGCAAGAACAAAAGGGCGAGTGCAATAAAGAGATTCGGATCGATCAAGGAAGATTTTGATTATCCTAGACTTGGGCGATAGTGAAGGATAACCGGCTAGCGATACTCTATTGCAAGCTTACCAGCAGGATATGCATGGCCAGTTCACACGTCGCTGTTTTTATTTTTTCGTTAGGGCCACAC
This window contains:
- the LOC120693084 gene encoding protein STRICTOSIDINE SYNTHASE-LIKE 5-like, which translates into the protein MAAGLGFLKAVALVLAPVVLAAALYSPTGFSPAPMPPEYSYGPVVSAPRHEARALARSERVGEGRLPGPEDLAYDAAGGWLYTGCADGWVRRVSVPGGDVEDWARTGGRPLGVVLTADGDLIVADADIGLLKVSPERKVELLTDTAEGLKFKLTDGVDVAADGTVYFTDASYKYNLANHMTDILEARPHGRLMSFDSATGRTAVLARGLYFANGVAVSPDQASLIYCETVVRRCSRYHITGDKKGTVEKFIDNLPGFPDNIRYDGEGRYWIALSAGRTLQWDLLTKYPFVRKLVYLIEKFVAVPHGLKNSGTVSVTPDGEPVSMYTDPRLALTTGWLKVGKHLYYGSLTETFLSRIDLTKSSAELHE